From Daucus carota subsp. sativus chromosome 6, DH1 v3.0, whole genome shotgun sequence, the proteins below share one genomic window:
- the LOC108193009 gene encoding RNA pseudouridine synthase 2, chloroplastic isoform X2 translates to MKMKMVPSLSLFPRTLSVFPGNPRYSACTKSRAPWLLIRACSTSNSNYAGVALEESVNSTTTKVRLDTWISSRIDGISRARVQSTIKSGLVTVNGRIIDKVSHKLKSGDKVSCTISELQPLKAQPQDIPLDILYEDDHLLVVNKPPHMVVHPAPGNATGTLVNAILHHCCLPVASFPIMEIPSDEDDVSQGEISSYSADDTYLEPSFSGLTEASIRPGIVHRLDKGTSGLLVVAKDEHSHAHLSEQFKQRTVQRVYISLTCGVPFPALGRVNIPISRDLNNRIRMAAVVGSGKCGKTRHAASRFRVIEILAGGGCALVEWRLETGRTHQVYASAHEETSALFLPATCRFR, encoded by the exons atgaaaatgaaaatggtGCCTTCACTGTCTCTGTTCCCTCGAACACTATCTGTGTTCCCTGGAAACCCTAGATATAGTGCTTGTACAAAATCCAGGGCTCCGTGGTTGCTGATAAGAGCTTGTTCCACTTCCAATTCCAATTACGCAGGAGTTGCACTGGAGGAGAGCGTGAATTCGACGACGACTAAGGTACGATTAGATACATGGATTTCCTCGCGCATCGATGGCATTAGTAGAGCTCGCGTTCAATCCACCATCAAATCTGGTCTTGTCACCGTCAATGGCCGTATCATCGATAAG GTGTCGCACAAGCTTAAATCTGGCGACAAGGTTAGCTGCACTATATCGGAGTTGCAACCACTCAAAGCTCAACCGCAAGATATACCTTTGGATATTCTTTATGAAGACGATCATCTACTTGTTGTGAACAAACCTCCCCATATG GTTGTTCATCCTGCACCGGGAAACGCTACTGGAACACTTGTGAATGCCATATTACATCACTGTTGTCTTCCCGTGGCTTCATTCCCGATCATGGAAATACCCTCTGACGAAGACGATGTCTCTCAAGGTGAAATCAGTAGCTACTCTGCCGATGACACTTATTTAGAGCCGTCATTTTCTGGATTAACTGAGGCATCTATACGGCCGGGAATTGTGCACAGATTAGATAAAGGAACCAGCGGACTGCTTGTCGTTGCCAAG GATGAGCATTCTCATGCCCATTTATCTGAACAATTCAAGCAACGAACCGTCCAAAGAGTATATATTAGTTTAACTTGTGGGGTGCCGTTTCCAGCTTTAGGACGTGTTAATATTCCGATTAGTCGTGACTTAAATAACCGCATTCGTATGGCCGCTGTAGTTGGATCTGGTAAATGCGGAAAGACACGTCATGCCGCTAGTAG GTTCAGAGTGATTGAAATACTTGCTGGTGGTGGTTGTGCATTAGTTGAGTGGAGGCTAGAAACTGGGCGTACACATCAG GTTTATGCATCCGCACACGAGGAAACAAGTGCACTTTTCTTGCCTGCCACCTGTAGATTTCGCTGA
- the LOC108193009 gene encoding RNA pseudouridine synthase 2, chloroplastic isoform X3 has translation MKMKMVPSLSLFPRTLSVFPGNPRYSACTKSRAPWLLIRACSTSNSNYAGVALEESVNSTTTKVRLDTWISSRIDGISRARVQSTIKSGLVTVNGRIIDKVSHKLKSGDKVSCTISELQPLKAQPQDIPLDILYEDDHLLVVNKPPHMVVHPAPGNATGTLVNAILHHCCLPVASFPIMEIPSDEDDVSQGEISSYSADDTYLEPSFSGLTEASIRPGIVHRLDKGTSGLLVVAKDEHSHAHLSEQFKQRTVQRVYISLTCGVPFPALGRVNIPISRDLNNRIRMAAVVGSGKCGKTRHAASRFRVIEILAGGGCALVEWRLETGRTHQIMNMEEVYN, from the exons atgaaaatgaaaatggtGCCTTCACTGTCTCTGTTCCCTCGAACACTATCTGTGTTCCCTGGAAACCCTAGATATAGTGCTTGTACAAAATCCAGGGCTCCGTGGTTGCTGATAAGAGCTTGTTCCACTTCCAATTCCAATTACGCAGGAGTTGCACTGGAGGAGAGCGTGAATTCGACGACGACTAAGGTACGATTAGATACATGGATTTCCTCGCGCATCGATGGCATTAGTAGAGCTCGCGTTCAATCCACCATCAAATCTGGTCTTGTCACCGTCAATGGCCGTATCATCGATAAG GTGTCGCACAAGCTTAAATCTGGCGACAAGGTTAGCTGCACTATATCGGAGTTGCAACCACTCAAAGCTCAACCGCAAGATATACCTTTGGATATTCTTTATGAAGACGATCATCTACTTGTTGTGAACAAACCTCCCCATATG GTTGTTCATCCTGCACCGGGAAACGCTACTGGAACACTTGTGAATGCCATATTACATCACTGTTGTCTTCCCGTGGCTTCATTCCCGATCATGGAAATACCCTCTGACGAAGACGATGTCTCTCAAGGTGAAATCAGTAGCTACTCTGCCGATGACACTTATTTAGAGCCGTCATTTTCTGGATTAACTGAGGCATCTATACGGCCGGGAATTGTGCACAGATTAGATAAAGGAACCAGCGGACTGCTTGTCGTTGCCAAG GATGAGCATTCTCATGCCCATTTATCTGAACAATTCAAGCAACGAACCGTCCAAAGAGTATATATTAGTTTAACTTGTGGGGTGCCGTTTCCAGCTTTAGGACGTGTTAATATTCCGATTAGTCGTGACTTAAATAACCGCATTCGTATGGCCGCTGTAGTTGGATCTGGTAAATGCGGAAAGACACGTCATGCCGCTAGTAG GTTCAGAGTGATTGAAATACTTGCTGGTGGTGGTTGTGCATTAGTTGAGTGGAGGCTAGAAACTGGGCGTACACATCAG ATTATGAACATGGAGGAGGTTTACAATTAA
- the LOC108193009 gene encoding RNA pseudouridine synthase 2, chloroplastic isoform X1: MKMKMVPSLSLFPRTLSVFPGNPRYSACTKSRAPWLLIRACSTSNSNYAGVALEESVNSTTTKVRLDTWISSRIDGISRARVQSTIKSGLVTVNGRIIDKVSHKLKSGDKVSCTISELQPLKAQPQDIPLDILYEDDHLLVVNKPPHMVVHPAPGNATGTLVNAILHHCCLPVASFPIMEIPSDEDDVSQGEISSYSADDTYLEPSFSGLTEASIRPGIVHRLDKGTSGLLVVAKDEHSHAHLSEQFKQRTVQRVYISLTCGVPFPALGRVNIPISRDLNNRIRMAAVVGSGKCGKTRHAASRFRVIEILAGGGCALVEWRLETGRTHQIRAHAKYLGIPLLGDEVYGGTKSLALDRLQQKNSSNLPGKLLQLISNLERPCLHALTLGFMHPHTRKQVHFSCLPPVDFAEVLSVLRSVNTEKIMNMEEVYN; encoded by the exons atgaaaatgaaaatggtGCCTTCACTGTCTCTGTTCCCTCGAACACTATCTGTGTTCCCTGGAAACCCTAGATATAGTGCTTGTACAAAATCCAGGGCTCCGTGGTTGCTGATAAGAGCTTGTTCCACTTCCAATTCCAATTACGCAGGAGTTGCACTGGAGGAGAGCGTGAATTCGACGACGACTAAGGTACGATTAGATACATGGATTTCCTCGCGCATCGATGGCATTAGTAGAGCTCGCGTTCAATCCACCATCAAATCTGGTCTTGTCACCGTCAATGGCCGTATCATCGATAAG GTGTCGCACAAGCTTAAATCTGGCGACAAGGTTAGCTGCACTATATCGGAGTTGCAACCACTCAAAGCTCAACCGCAAGATATACCTTTGGATATTCTTTATGAAGACGATCATCTACTTGTTGTGAACAAACCTCCCCATATG GTTGTTCATCCTGCACCGGGAAACGCTACTGGAACACTTGTGAATGCCATATTACATCACTGTTGTCTTCCCGTGGCTTCATTCCCGATCATGGAAATACCCTCTGACGAAGACGATGTCTCTCAAGGTGAAATCAGTAGCTACTCTGCCGATGACACTTATTTAGAGCCGTCATTTTCTGGATTAACTGAGGCATCTATACGGCCGGGAATTGTGCACAGATTAGATAAAGGAACCAGCGGACTGCTTGTCGTTGCCAAG GATGAGCATTCTCATGCCCATTTATCTGAACAATTCAAGCAACGAACCGTCCAAAGAGTATATATTAGTTTAACTTGTGGGGTGCCGTTTCCAGCTTTAGGACGTGTTAATATTCCGATTAGTCGTGACTTAAATAACCGCATTCGTATGGCCGCTGTAGTTGGATCTGGTAAATGCGGAAAGACACGTCATGCCGCTAGTAG GTTCAGAGTGATTGAAATACTTGCTGGTGGTGGTTGTGCATTAGTTGAGTGGAGGCTAGAAACTGGGCGTACACATCAG ATTCGTGCTCATGCAAAGTACTTGGGAATTCCTCTTCTGGGTGATGAGGTATATGGAGGGACTAAGAGCCTGGCCCTGGACCGGTTGCAGCAAAAAAACTCGTCTAACTTACCCGGGAAACTTCTGCAACTAATTTCTAATTTAGAGAGGCCATGTCTGCATGCCTTAACTCTCGG GTTTATGCATCCGCACACGAGGAAACAAGTGCACTTTTCTTGCCTGCCACCTGTAGATTTCGCTGAGGTTCTGAGTGTTCTGCGGTCGGTTAATACAGAGAAG ATTATGAACATGGAGGAGGTTTACAATTAA
- the LOC108193009 gene encoding RNA pseudouridine synthase 2, chloroplastic isoform X4: protein MKMKMVPSLSLFPRTLSVFPGNPRYSACTKSRAPWLLIRACSTSNSNYAGVALEESVNSTTTKVRLDTWISSRIDGISRARVQSTIKSGLVTVNGRIIDKVSHKLKSGDKVSCTISELQPLKAQPQDIPLDILYEDDHLLVVNKPPHMVVHPAPGNATGTLVNAILHHCCLPVASFPIMEIPSDEDDVSQGEISSYSADDTYLEPSFSGLTEASIRPGIVHRLDKGTSGLLVVAKDEHSHAHLSEQFKQRTVQRVYISLTCGVPFPALGRVNIPISRDLNNRIRMAAVVGSGKCGKTRHAASR, encoded by the exons atgaaaatgaaaatggtGCCTTCACTGTCTCTGTTCCCTCGAACACTATCTGTGTTCCCTGGAAACCCTAGATATAGTGCTTGTACAAAATCCAGGGCTCCGTGGTTGCTGATAAGAGCTTGTTCCACTTCCAATTCCAATTACGCAGGAGTTGCACTGGAGGAGAGCGTGAATTCGACGACGACTAAGGTACGATTAGATACATGGATTTCCTCGCGCATCGATGGCATTAGTAGAGCTCGCGTTCAATCCACCATCAAATCTGGTCTTGTCACCGTCAATGGCCGTATCATCGATAAG GTGTCGCACAAGCTTAAATCTGGCGACAAGGTTAGCTGCACTATATCGGAGTTGCAACCACTCAAAGCTCAACCGCAAGATATACCTTTGGATATTCTTTATGAAGACGATCATCTACTTGTTGTGAACAAACCTCCCCATATG GTTGTTCATCCTGCACCGGGAAACGCTACTGGAACACTTGTGAATGCCATATTACATCACTGTTGTCTTCCCGTGGCTTCATTCCCGATCATGGAAATACCCTCTGACGAAGACGATGTCTCTCAAGGTGAAATCAGTAGCTACTCTGCCGATGACACTTATTTAGAGCCGTCATTTTCTGGATTAACTGAGGCATCTATACGGCCGGGAATTGTGCACAGATTAGATAAAGGAACCAGCGGACTGCTTGTCGTTGCCAAG GATGAGCATTCTCATGCCCATTTATCTGAACAATTCAAGCAACGAACCGTCCAAAGAGTATATATTAGTTTAACTTGTGGGGTGCCGTTTCCAGCTTTAGGACGTGTTAATATTCCGATTAGTCGTGACTTAAATAACCGCATTCGTATGGCCGCTGTAGTTGGATCTGGTAAATGCGGAAAGACACGTCATGCCGCTAGTAGGTGA